A genomic segment from Flavobacterium litorale encodes:
- a CDS encoding LOG family protein gives MSQEEYKNEDERIKARLKQKSWNEIRSNDSWAIFKIMSEFVNGFESMARIGPSVSIFGSARTKPDDKYYLLAEKIAEKIAKAGYGVITGGGPGIMEAGNKGAHHGGGPSIGLNIELPFEQHYNPYIDRDKNLNFDYFFVRKVMFVKYSQGFVVMPGGFGTLDELFEAITLIQTKKIAKFPIILVGREFWTGLMDWIEQTVINKYENASPNDLKLIKIVDTEDEVLDVIDSFYKKYNLSPNF, from the coding sequence ATGTCACAAGAAGAATATAAAAATGAAGATGAGCGTATTAAAGCGCGTTTAAAACAGAAAAGCTGGAATGAGATAAGGAGTAATGACTCTTGGGCTATATTTAAAATAATGTCCGAATTTGTAAATGGTTTCGAGAGCATGGCGCGTATAGGGCCCAGTGTTTCAATATTTGGTTCGGCACGTACCAAGCCAGACGACAAATACTACCTACTAGCTGAAAAAATTGCCGAAAAAATTGCAAAAGCAGGCTATGGCGTAATTACAGGTGGTGGTCCTGGTATTATGGAGGCGGGTAATAAAGGAGCGCACCATGGTGGCGGTCCATCCATAGGGTTAAATATAGAGCTACCTTTTGAGCAGCATTACAATCCTTATATTGATAGGGACAAAAACCTAAACTTCGATTACTTTTTTGTACGTAAAGTAATGTTTGTAAAATATTCGCAGGGGTTTGTGGTTATGCCTGGTGGTTTTGGTACTCTGGATGAGCTTTTTGAAGCCATTACCCTAATACAAACTAAAAAAATAGCAAAGTTTCCTATAATATTAGTAGGTCGTGAGTTTTGGACAGGCTTGATGGACTGGATTGAGCAAACGGTTATTAATAAGTACGAAAACGCAAGTCCAAACGATCTTAAACTAATTAAAATTGTAGATACAGAGGACGAGGTACTAGATGTAATAGATAGTTTTTACAAAAAATACAACCTTAGTCCTAACTTCTAA
- the fabG gene encoding 3-oxoacyl-[acyl-carrier-protein] reductase has protein sequence MKLLEGKTAIITGASRGIGRGIAYVFAQQGANVAFTYSASAEAAKALEDELNTMGVKAKGYQSNAADFNEAQKLVDDVVADFGALDILINNAGITKDNLLMRISEDDFDKVIEVNLKSVFNMTKAVQRTMLKQRHGAIINMSSVVGVKGNAGQTNYAASKAGVIGFTKSVALELGSRNIRCNAIAPGFIETEMTEKLGADVIKGWTENIPLKRGGTPEDVANACVFLASDMSAYVTGQTLNVDGGMLT, from the coding sequence ATGAAATTATTAGAAGGAAAAACGGCAATTATAACTGGCGCAAGCAGGGGTATAGGTCGTGGTATAGCCTATGTTTTTGCACAGCAGGGGGCTAATGTAGCATTTACATATAGCGCATCTGCCGAAGCAGCAAAAGCATTAGAGGATGAGTTAAACACTATGGGCGTAAAAGCCAAAGGTTACCAAAGTAATGCTGCTGATTTTAACGAGGCACAAAAACTTGTTGATGATGTGGTAGCCGATTTTGGTGCTTTGGATATACTAATAAATAATGCTGGCATTACTAAAGATAACTTATTAATGCGTATTTCTGAAGATGATTTTGATAAAGTTATAGAGGTAAACCTTAAATCGGTTTTTAACATGACCAAAGCTGTGCAGCGTACCATGTTAAAACAACGCCATGGCGCTATTATTAATATGAGCTCTGTGGTAGGAGTTAAAGGTAATGCTGGGCAAACCAACTATGCAGCGTCTAAAGCGGGTGTTATAGGCTTTACAAAATCAGTAGCTTTAGAGCTAGGCTCAAGAAACATTCGTTGTAATGCTATAGCTCCTGGTTTTATAGAAACTGAAATGACCGAAAAGCTTGGTGCTGATGTAATAAAAGGCTGGACCGAAAACATTCCGCTAAAAAGAGGAGGTACTCCAGAAGATGTTGCTAACGCTTGCGTATTTTTAGCATCAGACATGTCTGCTTACGTTACAGGACAAACCCTTAACGTAGATGGCGGAATGCTTACGTAA
- a CDS encoding alpha-ketoacid dehydrogenase subunit alpha/beta encodes MTETETKKSLSFDDFKAQVLNDYKIAVTSRECSLLGRREVLTGKAKFGIFGDGKEVPQLAMAKAFKNGDFRSGYYRDQTFMMAIGQLNVQQFFAGLYGHSDLEHDPMSAGRQMGGHFATHSLDENGNWKNLTEQKNSSADISPTAGQMPRLLGLAQASKIYRNVAGVQNHTNFSVNGNEVAWGTIGNASTSEGLFFETINAAGVLQVPMVISVWDDEYGISVHARHQTTKENISEILKGFQRDDNAKGYEIIKVKGWDYAELVSAYEKAATIARKEHVPVLIHVYELTQPQGHSTSGSHERYKNAERLAWESEYDCIAQMKKWMLENNIITKEEAEAIEKEAKKEVQAGKKAAWAAFTAPVKQEQKELVATLNAVAENSANKVFIHKHANELAEIKEPIRKELLVTARKVLRLIAKEDGRATIAQWIKEYTEKIQPKFSSHLFSESDNNVFSVNEVLPKYNDGDEEVDGRVVMRDNFDAIFSKHPEALVFGEDCGNIGDVNQGLEGMQEKYGDFRVCDAGIREATILGQGIGMAMRGLRPIAEIQYLDYLLYAIQIMSDDLATLQYRTAGRQKAPLIIRTRGHRLEGIWHSGSPMGMIINALRGVHVLVPRNMTKAAGFYNTLLETDEPALVVECLNGYRLKEKMPVNMGEFKTPIGVVETLKEGTDITLVSYGSTLRLVEQAAKELLEVGIDAEIIDVQSLLPFDSNHDIVKSVAKTNRLLVIDEDVPGGASAYILQQIVDVQNAYKHLDSKPEALSAKAHRPAYGTDGDYFSKPSAEDIYEKVYEIMHEAKPNEYPALY; translated from the coding sequence ATGACAGAGACAGAAACAAAAAAATCACTTTCTTTTGACGATTTTAAAGCCCAAGTGCTTAACGATTACAAAATTGCCGTAACCAGTAGAGAATGTAGTTTATTGGGGCGCAGGGAAGTACTTACAGGTAAAGCCAAGTTTGGTATTTTTGGCGATGGTAAAGAAGTACCACAACTAGCCATGGCTAAAGCCTTTAAAAATGGTGATTTTAGATCGGGGTACTACCGCGACCAAACATTTATGATGGCAATAGGTCAGTTAAATGTACAACAGTTTTTTGCGGGACTTTATGGTCATAGCGATTTAGAGCACGACCCAATGTCGGCAGGAAGGCAAATGGGCGGGCACTTTGCAACGCACAGTCTTGATGAAAACGGAAATTGGAAAAACTTAACCGAACAAAAAAATTCGAGTGCCGATATATCACCTACAGCAGGTCAAATGCCACGTTTGCTAGGTTTGGCACAAGCCTCTAAAATATACCGAAACGTAGCAGGTGTACAAAACCATACCAACTTCTCTGTAAATGGTAACGAAGTTGCTTGGGGTACTATTGGTAATGCCAGTACCTCCGAAGGCTTGTTCTTCGAAACCATTAATGCCGCAGGCGTACTACAAGTACCTATGGTTATAAGTGTTTGGGACGATGAATATGGTATCTCGGTACATGCACGCCACCAAACTACAAAAGAAAATATATCTGAAATACTTAAAGGCTTTCAGCGTGATGATAACGCAAAAGGTTACGAAATAATTAAAGTTAAAGGTTGGGATTACGCCGAGTTAGTTTCGGCATACGAAAAAGCAGCTACTATTGCACGCAAGGAGCATGTACCTGTACTTATTCATGTTTACGAGTTAACACAACCGCAAGGGCACTCCACATCAGGCTCGCACGAGCGTTATAAAAATGCAGAGCGTTTGGCTTGGGAGAGCGAATACGATTGTATTGCCCAGATGAAAAAGTGGATGTTAGAAAATAACATTATAACTAAGGAAGAAGCTGAGGCAATAGAAAAAGAAGCTAAAAAAGAAGTACAGGCAGGCAAAAAGGCAGCATGGGCAGCATTTACTGCCCCTGTAAAACAAGAACAGAAAGAACTTGTTGCAACACTTAATGCTGTAGCAGAAAATAGTGCTAACAAAGTTTTTATACACAAGCACGCTAACGAACTTGCTGAAATTAAAGAGCCTATACGAAAAGAATTACTCGTAACAGCGCGCAAGGTACTCCGACTTATAGCAAAAGAAGACGGTAGAGCTACCATAGCACAATGGATTAAAGAATATACTGAAAAAATACAGCCTAAATTTAGCTCACACTTATTTTCAGAATCTGACAATAATGTATTTAGTGTAAACGAAGTACTGCCTAAATATAACGATGGTGATGAGGAAGTTGACGGACGTGTTGTAATGCGTGATAACTTTGATGCTATTTTTAGCAAGCACCCCGAAGCACTTGTTTTTGGTGAAGATTGCGGAAATATTGGCGATGTAAACCAAGGGCTTGAAGGCATGCAGGAAAAGTACGGCGACTTTAGAGTTTGCGATGCGGGTATACGCGAAGCTACTATATTAGGGCAAGGTATTGGTATGGCAATGCGCGGATTGCGCCCTATTGCCGAGATACAATACTTGGATTACTTATTGTATGCTATACAAATTATGAGCGATGACTTGGCTACACTACAGTACCGTACTGCAGGTAGGCAAAAAGCACCTTTAATTATACGTACACGCGGACATAGGCTTGAGGGTATATGGCATTCAGGTTCGCCAATGGGCATGATTATTAATGCACTTAGAGGTGTACATGTACTTGTACCGCGTAACATGACCAAAGCTGCTGGTTTTTATAACACGCTTTTAGAGACTGACGAACCTGCTTTGGTAGTAGAGTGCTTAAACGGATACCGACTTAAAGAAAAAATGCCTGTAAATATGGGTGAGTTTAAAACACCTATAGGCGTAGTTGAAACACTTAAAGAAGGTACTGATATTACTTTAGTATCATACGGCTCTACCCTACGCCTTGTAGAGCAAGCGGCTAAAGAGCTTTTAGAGGTTGGTATAGATGCCGAAATTATAGATGTACAATCGTTACTACCTTTTGATAGTAACCACGATATAGTAAAAAGTGTGGCAAAAACGAACAGACTACTGGTAATTGACGAAGATGTGCCTGGAGGAGCTTCGGCATACATCCTACAACAAATAGTAGATGTACAAAATGCTTACAAGCATTTGGATAGTAAACCAGAGGCACTTAGTGCAAAAGCACACCGCCCTGCTTATGGTACGGATGGCGATTACTTCTCTAAACCTTCGGCAGAAGATATTTACGAAAAAGTATACGAAATTATGCATGAGGCAAAACCAAACGAATATCCTGCATTGTATTAA
- a CDS encoding glyoxalase, producing MDVRDKGILDLRGETLGTIHENSLEEEIFQNRTLRPILKFQNDLFIASFLNYINKHKNDFYKLSTEKKLLFIENAVQKDIKFRNALKGMIIAMFTIDEFNEYTKNSSQLNKRMMNLLIERLKDQVLLLEPVSLV from the coding sequence ATGGATGTAAGAGATAAGGGTATTCTTGATTTACGAGGAGAAACGCTTGGAACAATTCATGAAAACTCATTAGAGGAAGAAATTTTTCAAAACAGAACACTACGCCCTATACTAAAATTTCAAAACGACTTATTCATTGCCTCTTTTCTAAACTATATAAACAAGCATAAAAACGATTTTTATAAATTAAGTACTGAAAAAAAGTTACTATTTATAGAGAATGCAGTACAAAAAGATATTAAGTTTAGAAATGCTTTAAAGGGTATGATTATAGCAATGTTTACTATAGACGAGTTTAACGAATACACTAAGAACTCCTCTCAGTTAAATAAACGCATGATGAATTTGCTTATAGAGCGATTAAAAGATCAGGTTTTATTACTAGAACCTGTTAGTTTAGTTTAA
- a CDS encoding aminopeptidase, translating into MDVDYDAKILKVRQEITFHNQSKDTLNSFVLNDWNNAYSGKNTPLAQRFSDEFVRAYHLSKKEERGSTTIVSVIDQNNRVLNWERPDNHPDIVQVQLKNPIYPNSKFSFYIRYAVKIPSAKFTEFGYTNDDSFILKDWYLSPARLENGEFIRYSNQNVDDIANGISDYELTLTVPRDVSVTSDLYVGNKIDKGTTIEYFLIGKQFNNFNLILEKKNSFQVYRNAVAEISTNLEDDRVSDIQKTLLIDNIANFVAEKLGRYPNGKIMVTQTDYNRNPVYGLNQLPSFLSPFPDTFIFEMRFLKTYLYANLKNTLKLDPRKDAWIYDAIQMYVMMEYVKEFDHDKKMMGKLSDWGILKGHNLFQLDYNDKYSYLYLLMARSNLDQPIGYSKDRLIKFNEQIAGKYRAGLSIAYLDNYLGNSIVPQAIKEFCILNTKQQTDGEDFEKLLKNKTDKNIDWFFTTVVGTRDAIDYKFGRVKIKNDSLRIKIKNRTGTNVPIPLYGIKNDSVVFKQWVENVTVDTTLTVASYNADRLALNYNNEVPEFNVRNNWKNLNNWFPNQKPFKFTFFQDIENPKYNQVFYVPSFNFNIYDGFSPGLRFHNKSLLQKPIIFDVEPTYSMKTGKLIGSASIIYNDYKRNDNLYNIRYFLSGSTFHYAPNARYVKFVPGIQFRIREDDFRKNKKQSIMVRQVIVDRERTNYIATDEQSENYSVFDIRYRKFEMEIKKVYNLNTDLQISKSFGKISGEIDYRRLFNDNRQINLRFFAGAFMYRSTNSEFFSFGLDRPTDYMFDYNFYGRSEDSGLFSQQFVMAEGGFKSIFETRYANQWMTTLNGSFNIWNWVEVYGDVGLFKNQYQSTQFVYDSGIRLNLLPDYFELYFPVYSSNGFELENGNYDQKIRFVVTIDPKTLISLFTRKWL; encoded by the coding sequence GTGGATGTAGACTATGATGCAAAAATATTAAAGGTAAGGCAAGAAATTACTTTTCATAACCAATCAAAAGATACACTTAATAGTTTTGTACTTAACGATTGGAACAATGCGTATTCGGGTAAAAATACACCACTAGCACAACGCTTTTCTGACGAATTTGTTAGAGCCTATCATCTATCCAAAAAAGAAGAACGCGGCAGCACTACTATCGTTTCTGTAATAGACCAAAACAATAGAGTTTTAAACTGGGAACGACCTGATAATCATCCTGATATTGTACAGGTACAGCTAAAAAACCCTATATACCCTAACAGTAAATTTAGTTTTTACATACGGTACGCTGTAAAAATACCAAGTGCTAAGTTTACCGAATTTGGTTATACCAATGATGATAGTTTTATACTCAAAGACTGGTATTTGTCACCTGCCCGTTTAGAGAATGGTGAGTTTATACGGTACAGCAACCAAAATGTTGATGACATAGCCAATGGTATAAGCGATTATGAGTTAACGCTTACTGTACCACGCGATGTAAGCGTAACATCAGACCTTTATGTAGGTAATAAAATAGACAAAGGCACGACTATAGAGTACTTCCTTATCGGGAAACAGTTTAATAACTTCAATCTGATATTAGAGAAAAAGAACAGTTTTCAGGTATATCGTAATGCTGTTGCAGAAATAAGTACCAACCTTGAAGATGATAGGGTTTCCGATATCCAGAAAACATTATTAATAGATAATATTGCCAACTTTGTAGCCGAAAAACTAGGGCGTTATCCCAACGGAAAAATAATGGTTACACAAACGGATTACAATCGTAACCCCGTGTACGGACTCAATCAGCTTCCCTCCTTCTTGAGCCCGTTTCCTGATACTTTTATTTTCGAAATGCGTTTCTTGAAAACATACTTGTATGCCAACCTAAAAAACACATTAAAGCTCGACCCGCGTAAGGATGCTTGGATATACGATGCCATACAGATGTATGTAATGATGGAATATGTTAAGGAGTTTGACCATGACAAAAAAATGATGGGTAAACTATCGGATTGGGGCATATTAAAAGGGCATAATCTTTTTCAACTCGATTATAACGATAAATACAGTTACTTGTACCTACTCATGGCGCGTAGCAATCTGGATCAACCCATTGGTTATTCTAAAGACAGACTCATAAAATTTAACGAACAAATAGCAGGAAAATACCGCGCAGGGCTAAGTATTGCCTATCTGGACAATTACCTTGGTAATAGTATTGTACCACAAGCCATTAAAGAATTCTGCATCCTTAACACAAAACAGCAAACCGATGGAGAAGACTTTGAAAAACTACTAAAAAATAAAACCGATAAAAATATCGACTGGTTTTTTACCACTGTAGTAGGTACTCGTGATGCCATAGATTATAAATTTGGGCGTGTAAAAATAAAAAACGACTCGTTACGAATTAAAATAAAAAACCGAACGGGTACCAATGTACCAATACCCTTATACGGCATAAAAAACGATAGTGTTGTTTTTAAACAATGGGTAGAAAATGTAACTGTAGATACTACATTAACTGTAGCATCGTACAACGCCGACCGCCTTGCACTTAACTATAATAACGAAGTACCTGAATTTAATGTACGAAACAACTGGAAAAACCTAAACAATTGGTTTCCGAACCAAAAACCATTTAAATTCACTTTTTTTCAGGATATAGAAAATCCCAAATACAACCAAGTATTTTACGTTCCTAGCTTTAACTTTAATATATACGACGGATTTTCGCCAGGGCTTCGCTTTCATAATAAATCACTACTCCAAAAACCTATTATTTTTGATGTAGAGCCTACCTACTCCATGAAAACAGGCAAACTCATAGGTTCGGCATCCATCATCTACAACGATTATAAAAGAAACGATAACCTGTATAACATACGCTACTTTTTAAGTGGCTCAACATTCCATTACGCACCCAATGCACGCTATGTAAAGTTTGTACCAGGCATACAGTTTAGAATACGTGAAGATGATTTTAGAAAGAATAAAAAGCAGTCCATTATGGTACGGCAGGTAATTGTAGACAGGGAGAGAACAAACTACATAGCTACCGACGAACAAAGTGAAAACTATTCGGTATTTGATATACGATACAGAAAATTTGAAATGGAGATTAAAAAGGTATATAACCTTAATACCGATTTACAAATATCAAAATCGTTCGGTAAAATATCTGGAGAAATTGATTACAGGCGTCTATTTAACGATAATCGACAGATAAACTTACGCTTTTTTGCAGGTGCATTTATGTATCGTAGTACCAACTCTGAGTTTTTTAGTTTTGGGCTGGATCGCCCTACCGATTATATGTTCGATTATAATTTTTACGGACGTTCCGAAGATAGCGGATTATTCAGTCAACAATTCGTAATGGCAGAAGGTGGTTTTAAATCAATATTCGAAACCCGATATGCCAACCAATGGATGACTACCCTAAACGGTAGCTTTAACATTTGGAATTGGGTAGAAGTTTATGGCGATGTAGGATTATTTAAAAACCAGTACCAAAGTACACAGTTTGTTTACGATAGCGGAATCCGCCTTAATTTACTCCCCGATTATTTTGAGCTTTACTTTCCCGTATACTCTAGCAACGGTTTTGAACTTGAAAATGGCAATTACGACCAAAAAATACGTTTTGTGGTAACCATAGACCCTAAAACTCTTATAAGCCTATTTACACGTAAATGGCTCTAG
- a CDS encoding OmpA family protein gives MKKIVLPLLLVCLGSTGVKAQDTDANGFNKWSIDINGGVNKAANPFTEGYHMNASNLFHADLGFRYMFNNKFGLKIHGGYDVLNDDGDRADREFETEVIGVGLEGYVNLARVLEFETWTNRIGLLAHMGVGVSQMTNDLYDDADRLGNIIMGMGLQYKISNRIALNADFTMTNNFSQHKTWDGRDYDRKGRQGFDSTLYNATLGLSIYLGKHEQHADWYIDEKSDELEDIESRLGEMETMMDDTDKDGIPDYLDSEPNTITGVAVDTKGRSIDRNENGVPDELESYIENKNSEIKNEIQNGTIAVNGGKAGSGDGYIKELINGGYVNVYFDFNKDIPNEESVGGVNFLIKYLNDNPSATADVIGYADEVGNSDYNQALSNRRAENVKQILVDAGIDGSRLNIVANGEDTSAAASGSKYARKVVRRVTFILK, from the coding sequence ATGAAGAAAATTGTACTCCCATTACTATTAGTTTGCCTTGGATCTACAGGAGTCAAAGCGCAGGATACTGACGCTAACGGCTTTAACAAGTGGTCTATCGACATTAATGGTGGGGTAAACAAAGCTGCCAACCCTTTTACAGAAGGGTACCACATGAATGCAAGCAACCTATTTCATGCCGACTTAGGTTTTAGGTACATGTTTAACAACAAATTTGGTTTGAAAATACATGGAGGCTATGACGTCCTTAATGATGATGGCGACAGAGCGGACAGAGAATTTGAAACTGAAGTGATTGGTGTTGGTCTAGAAGGTTACGTTAACCTTGCACGTGTTTTAGAATTTGAAACATGGACTAACAGAATTGGTTTACTAGCACACATGGGTGTTGGTGTTTCTCAAATGACAAATGACCTATACGATGATGCTGACCGCTTAGGTAATATTATTATGGGTATGGGCTTACAGTACAAAATATCTAACAGAATAGCCCTGAATGCTGACTTTACCATGACAAACAACTTCTCGCAACATAAAACGTGGGATGGTAGAGATTATGACCGAAAAGGTCGCCAAGGGTTTGATAGTACTTTGTACAATGCAACACTTGGTTTATCTATTTACCTAGGTAAGCATGAACAACATGCTGACTGGTACATTGATGAAAAATCTGATGAGCTTGAAGATATCGAGAGTAGACTTGGAGAAATGGAAACTATGATGGATGATACTGATAAAGATGGTATCCCTGATTATCTTGACTCTGAGCCAAATACTATTACTGGTGTAGCCGTAGATACTAAAGGTAGAAGTATTGATAGAAACGAAAACGGTGTTCCTGACGAATTAGAATCGTATATAGAGAACAAAAACAGCGAAATCAAGAACGAAATACAGAATGGAACTATTGCTGTTAACGGCGGAAAAGCGGGTAGCGGAGATGGATACATTAAAGAGCTTATTAATGGTGGTTACGTAAATGTATACTTCGACTTTAATAAAGATATTCCAAACGAAGAATCTGTAGGTGGTGTTAACTTCCTTATTAAGTACCTTAACGATAATCCAAGTGCAACAGCTGATGTAATTGGTTATGCAGATGAAGTTGGTAATAGCGACTATAACCAAGCATTATCTAACAGAAGAGCTGAAAACGTTAAGCAGATATTAGTTGACGCTGGCATAGATGGTTCTAGATTAAATATTGTTGCTAACGGAGAAGATACAAGTGCAGCAGCAAGTGGCTCTAAATACGCTCGTAAAGTAGTACGAAGAGTAACATTTATTCTTAAGTAA
- a CDS encoding GNAT family N-acetyltransferase: MQPIHDTYTTKEGKTITVRNGITADAAKLLALKKKYLKDCNTIPLFDYEYKNTVAQEAELIAKYTAEENSLLLVAEYNGQLIGNIDITGNQREKLFHTAVLGMGIGTTWQNKGIGSCIMQSALKAMVNTPVTIVWLEVYASNNKGLRLYEKYGFETCGTIKNFFNETIPVDKITMVKYLE; the protein is encoded by the coding sequence ATGCAACCAATACACGATACTTATACTACTAAAGAAGGTAAAACCATAACCGTTCGTAATGGTATTACAGCAGATGCAGCCAAATTGCTTGCGCTTAAAAAAAAGTATTTAAAAGATTGTAATACAATACCATTGTTTGACTACGAATATAAGAACACAGTAGCACAAGAAGCGGAATTAATTGCCAAATACACCGCCGAAGAAAACAGCCTTTTACTAGTTGCTGAGTACAATGGGCAGTTAATTGGCAATATTGATATTACAGGTAACCAAAGGGAAAAGCTATTTCATACCGCTGTATTGGGCATGGGTATAGGTACAACATGGCAAAATAAAGGCATAGGCAGTTGTATTATGCAAAGTGCTTTAAAAGCTATGGTAAATACCCCCGTTACTATTGTTTGGCTAGAGGTATATGCTAGTAATAATAAAGGGCTACGATTGTACGAAAAATATGGTTTTGAAACCTGTGGTACAATTAAAAACTTTTTTAATGAAACAATACCTGTAGATAAGATTACTATGGTAAAATATCTTGAGTAA
- a CDS encoding NAD-dependent succinate-semialdehyde dehydrogenase: MFSITNPFNQTFLSEYQYFTDNQAISYCEISKKTFTTWSVATLANRLKFIKNLIYTLSKHKDDLAKQCTLEMGKPIKQAVAEVEKCISLCEYYMDNAPDFLSRKTIKTDGAESFVTYEPLGVILGVMPWNFPYWQVFRFAIPSIIAGNTVVVKHASNVAGCAIRIEELFTEAGFPDGVYKNLLISGKQVNTIIDLPYVKGVSLTGSEKAGAAVAAKAGENIKKSLLELGGSNAFIVLKDADIEKAVATAVTARMQNTGQSCIAGKRFLVHKSVYDTFVDRFKTEVQDLKLGNPMDEDVYIGPLARIDLAKEVEEQVVKSVEMGAKIIIGGKRDNAFYTPTIMTNITTEMPVFKEEVFGPVAPIIPFDTFEEAVALSNNSEFGLGVTVFTEDIEGIKQKLHLFEEGAVFINALVKSDLALPFGGVKKSGYGRELAENGIKEFVNVKTVYIK, from the coding sequence ATGTTTTCAATTACAAATCCTTTTAATCAAACTTTTTTATCTGAATATCAATATTTTACTGATAATCAAGCAATTTCTTACTGCGAAATCAGTAAGAAAACTTTTACTACATGGAGTGTGGCAACACTAGCCAATAGGCTCAAATTTATCAAAAATTTAATATACACTTTATCTAAACACAAAGATGATTTAGCAAAACAGTGTACTTTGGAGATGGGTAAGCCTATTAAACAGGCTGTTGCAGAGGTAGAAAAGTGTATTTCACTTTGTGAGTATTACATGGATAATGCTCCAGATTTTTTATCACGTAAAACTATAAAAACGGATGGGGCAGAAAGTTTTGTTACTTACGAGCCACTTGGTGTTATATTAGGTGTTATGCCTTGGAATTTTCCATACTGGCAAGTATTTCGTTTTGCCATACCCTCCATAATAGCTGGTAATACTGTTGTGGTAAAGCATGCATCCAACGTAGCTGGATGTGCTATACGTATAGAAGAACTATTTACTGAAGCTGGTTTTCCTGATGGCGTGTATAAAAATTTATTAATATCGGGCAAACAAGTAAATACTATTATCGATTTACCTTATGTAAAAGGTGTATCGTTAACGGGAAGTGAAAAAGCGGGCGCGGCAGTAGCTGCTAAAGCAGGTGAGAACATTAAAAAATCGTTGTTAGAGCTTGGAGGCAGCAACGCTTTTATAGTATTAAAAGATGCCGATATTGAAAAAGCTGTAGCAACTGCTGTTACTGCCCGAATGCAAAACACAGGACAAAGTTGTATTGCAGGCAAACGATTTTTGGTTCACAAATCGGTTTACGATACGTTTGTTGATAGGTTTAAAACGGAAGTACAAGATTTAAAATTGGGTAACCCAATGGATGAAGATGTTTATATTGGACCATTAGCTCGAATAGATTTAGCTAAAGAGGTAGAGGAACAAGTAGTAAAATCGGTAGAGATGGGGGCTAAAATAATAATAGGAGGCAAGCGGGACAATGCTTTTTATACCCCAACTATAATGACGAACATTACTACGGAGATGCCTGTATTTAAAGAAGAGGTTTTTGGGCCTGTAGCCCCAATAATTCCTTTTGATACGTTTGAAGAGGCTGTAGCCCTAAGTAATAACTCTGAATTTGGATTGGGTGTTACGGTATTTACCGAAGATATAGAAGGTATTAAGCAAAAACTTCATTTGTTTGAGGAAGGAGCGGTATTTATTAATGCTTTAGTAAAATCAGACCTTGCATTGCCATTTGGAGGCGTTAAAAAGTCGGGTTATGGCAGGGAACTTGCCGAAAATGGAATTAAAGAATTTGTAAACGTAAAAACAGTTTATATTAAATAA